In Phreatobacter stygius, a genomic segment contains:
- a CDS encoding hemolysin family protein — translation MPDPSDSRYRTTAAEAASPTLPNTAPAETDKSAERHERWIDRLRHRLGLRQNASIRRNLEEVLEENAPASAGFTPEERSMLKNILELRESGVGDLAQPRADIVAVQKDMSLGALMQAFEDAGHTRLVVFDDTLDDPVGMVHIKDLVTHLFNEAKKASRKRRSGTRGEAKAEAKSGALDLGAVDLAVALSSSRLIRPILFVPPSMPAIDLLARMQATRIQLALVVDEYGGTDGLIAMEDIVESIVGDIEDEHDVDDGKTIAVIADGAYIADARATLEEVRDSLGPDFDPGEEVSDEVDTLGGYLTVLAGHVPVRGEVVAGRGDFEFEVVDADPRRVKRVKITRGRGLIAKPARLTRRKDEEEEVAPLVEAPAALAELPVPALDRLPAQATQLPASPSPTAQLPASEPTPTPAAEPRGGERAT, via the coding sequence ATGCCTGACCCTAGCGACAGTCGATACCGAACCACCGCGGCGGAAGCCGCAAGCCCAACACTGCCAAATACCGCGCCCGCCGAGACCGACAAGTCCGCGGAACGCCATGAGCGCTGGATCGACCGCCTGCGCCATCGGCTCGGCCTCAGGCAGAACGCCTCGATCCGCCGCAACCTCGAAGAAGTGCTCGAGGAAAATGCGCCCGCCTCCGCCGGCTTCACGCCGGAAGAGCGCTCGATGCTCAAGAACATCCTGGAACTGCGCGAGAGCGGGGTTGGCGATCTGGCCCAGCCGCGCGCCGATATCGTCGCGGTCCAGAAGGACATGTCGCTCGGCGCCCTGATGCAGGCTTTCGAGGACGCCGGCCATACCCGCCTGGTGGTGTTCGACGACACGCTGGACGACCCGGTCGGCATGGTTCACATCAAGGACCTGGTGACCCACCTGTTCAACGAGGCGAAGAAGGCCTCGCGCAAGCGCCGCTCCGGAACCCGCGGCGAAGCCAAGGCGGAAGCCAAATCCGGGGCCCTCGATCTCGGCGCCGTCGACCTTGCCGTGGCGCTGTCGTCGAGCCGGCTGATCAGGCCGATCCTGTTCGTGCCGCCCTCGATGCCGGCGATCGATCTGCTTGCCCGCATGCAGGCGACCCGCATCCAGCTGGCCCTGGTGGTCGACGAATATGGCGGCACCGACGGGCTGATCGCCATGGAGGATATTGTCGAGAGCATTGTCGGCGACATCGAGGACGAACATGACGTCGACGACGGCAAGACCATCGCGGTCATCGCCGACGGCGCCTATATCGCCGATGCGCGGGCAACCCTCGAGGAGGTTCGCGACAGCCTCGGCCCGGATTTCGATCCCGGCGAGGAGGTCAGCGACGAGGTCGATACGCTCGGCGGCTACCTGACCGTGCTTGCTGGCCATGTGCCGGTTCGTGGTGAAGTGGTGGCCGGACGCGGCGACTTCGAGTTCGAGGTGGTCGATGCCGACCCGCGCAGGGTCAAGCGCGTCAAGATCACCCGCGGCCGCGGCCTGATCGCCAAGCCGGCACGGTTGACCCGGCGCAAGGACGAAGAGGAAGAAGTGGCACCGCTGGTCGAGGCTCCGGCGGCGCTCGCGGAGCTTCCGGTGCCGGCGCTCGACCGGCTGCCGGCCCAGGCGACCCAATTGCCGGCCTCCCCGTCGCCGACCGCCCAACTGCCGGCCAGTGAGCCGACGCCGACGCCGGCCGCCGAGCCGCGGGGCGGCGAGAGAGCCACCTGA
- the ybeY gene encoding rRNA maturation RNase YbeY, whose protein sequence is MSYDPLQEAPVQTDIALLSDLWKGLADAEETVHRAVAAAVAHPEVKPPPDAELSVALADDAEVKRLNRDYRAKDKPTNVLSFPATHGPMLGDVIIAYETLVKEAADEDIAVSDHLTHLTIHGLLHLLGYDHETEAEAVTMERIETEVLASLGIKDPHATGRIMPDGPHA, encoded by the coding sequence ATGAGCTACGACCCGCTTCAGGAAGCCCCGGTCCAGACCGACATCGCGCTGCTTTCCGACCTGTGGAAGGGCCTGGCCGATGCCGAAGAGACGGTACATCGGGCGGTGGCCGCTGCCGTCGCGCATCCGGAGGTCAAGCCGCCCCCGGATGCCGAATTGTCGGTGGCGCTGGCCGATGACGCCGAGGTGAAAAGGCTCAATCGGGACTATCGCGCCAAGGACAAGCCGACCAATGTGCTGTCCTTCCCGGCGACCCACGGCCCGATGCTCGGCGACGTGATCATTGCTTATGAAACGCTGGTCAAGGAAGCCGCCGACGAGGATATTGCGGTCAGCGACCACCTGACCCACTTGACGATCCATGGGCTGTTGCATCTTTTGGGTTATGATCACGAGACTGAAGCCGAAGCCGTGACGATGGAACGCATCGAGACCGAAGTCCTTGCCAGCCTTGGCATCAAGGACCCCCACGCGACCGGGCGCATCATGCCCGATGGACCCCATGCCTGA
- the lnt gene encoding apolipoprotein N-acyltransferase, with protein sequence MIQHAARAIILAWGWQRAALAFGAGALGALAMPPFGIFPVLAISFPVLVWLLDGASAAGGRWRTLLAAGRTGWWFGFGYHLAGLWWIGSAFLVEADRFAWLMPAAVMALPAGLALFTALGTAFARLIWRPGAGRILALGLGLGAAEYLRGTVLTGFPWNPYGSALTQYLWLAQAAALVGIHGLTLVAVLVFASPCMLGDDPDEGSRRVAVPAGAVLALMCLALYGGWRVSTTPVTMVDGVKLRIVQPGIPQDDRFRAEARDWILTRYAELSDKASSPERMGIKDVTHLIWPESAFPFFLMYDPEALTRIANLIPEGTTLITGAARADTPLPGRRLPRVFNSAYVIDHQGAITNTYDKVHLVPFGEYLPFHDRLEAMGLEAITRVQGGFSAGDRRHTINLPGAPPVGILICYEIIFPGEVTAPDRRPGWLLNVTNDAWFGFTPGPYQHLHQTVVRAIEEGLPVVRAANNGISAVIDPLGRITRSLPLGTRDALDAELPAALPRTVFARAGHVPLWVAWIGLLLVVLRRRGRTGRI encoded by the coding sequence ATGATCCAGCACGCCGCCCGCGCGATCATTCTGGCCTGGGGCTGGCAGCGCGCGGCGCTGGCCTTCGGCGCCGGTGCGCTCGGCGCGCTGGCCATGCCGCCGTTCGGGATCTTTCCGGTCCTGGCGATCAGCTTTCCGGTGCTCGTCTGGCTGCTCGACGGCGCCTCGGCGGCGGGCGGCCGCTGGCGCACCCTGTTGGCCGCCGGCCGCACCGGCTGGTGGTTCGGCTTCGGTTATCATCTTGCCGGCCTGTGGTGGATCGGCTCGGCCTTTCTGGTCGAGGCCGATCGTTTTGCCTGGCTCATGCCGGCGGCCGTCATGGCGCTGCCGGCCGGGCTCGCACTGTTCACGGCGCTTGGCACCGCCTTCGCGCGGCTGATCTGGCGGCCGGGCGCCGGGCGCATCCTGGCGCTCGGTCTTGGTCTCGGCGCCGCCGAATATCTGCGCGGCACGGTGCTGACGGGCTTTCCATGGAACCCCTATGGCTCGGCGCTGACCCAGTATCTCTGGCTTGCCCAGGCGGCCGCACTCGTCGGGATCCACGGCCTGACCCTGGTTGCGGTCCTGGTCTTTGCCAGCCCGTGCATGCTCGGCGACGATCCGGACGAGGGCTCGCGGCGGGTCGCCGTGCCGGCCGGTGCGGTGCTGGCGCTGATGTGCCTGGCGCTTTATGGCGGCTGGCGCGTCTCGACGACCCCGGTCACCATGGTGGACGGCGTCAAGCTGCGCATCGTCCAGCCGGGCATCCCCCAGGATGACCGTTTCCGCGCCGAGGCGCGCGACTGGATTCTCACGCGTTATGCCGAGCTTTCGGACAAGGCATCCTCGCCGGAGCGCATGGGCATCAAGGATGTCACGCATCTGATCTGGCCGGAATCGGCCTTTCCGTTTTTCCTGATGTACGATCCCGAGGCGCTGACCCGCATCGCCAATCTGATCCCCGAGGGCACGACGCTGATCACCGGCGCCGCCCGCGCCGACACCCCGCTGCCCGGCCGGCGCCTGCCCCGTGTGTTCAACTCGGCTTATGTCATCGACCATCAAGGTGCGATCACCAATACCTATGACAAGGTCCATCTGGTCCCGTTCGGCGAATACCTGCCGTTCCACGACCGGCTGGAGGCCATGGGGCTGGAGGCGATCACGCGCGTGCAGGGCGGCTTTTCGGCAGGCGACCGTCGCCACACGATCAATCTGCCCGGTGCCCCGCCGGTCGGCATTCTCATCTGTTACGAGATCATCTTTCCCGGCGAGGTGACGGCGCCCGACCGTCGGCCCGGCTGGCTGCTCAATGTCACCAATGACGCCTGGTTCGGCTTCACCCCCGGGCCCTACCAGCACCTGCACCAGACGGTGGTTCGCGCCATCGAGGAAGGCTTGCCGGTGGTGCGGGCCGCCAATAACGGCATATCGGCGGTGATCGATCCGCTCGGCCGGATCACGAGGTCGCTGCCGCTCGGGACCCGCGATGCCCTTGACGCCGAATTGCCGGCCGCCTTGCCGCGGACGGTGTTTGCGCGTGCCGGCCACGTGCCGCTCTGGGTCGCCTGGATCGGGTTATTGCTGGTTGTGCTGCGGCGGCGGGGCAGAACCGGGAGAATTTGA
- a CDS encoding PhoH family protein has translation MKNPGAGGFGPDSGQNIPWLSTHDSQDEAEITLAFDDNRLASRLFGQYDQNLAFLEKRLRIQATARGNHVTLAGPPELGEQAKSVLENLYGRLKAGHDITLGDVDGAIRMTTSQGSLFEADGEPRIGHEEIVTRKRTVRARTPAQDAYIRALKRNEMVFGIGPAGTGKTWLAVAQAVALLDKGLVDRLILTRPAVEAGERLGFLPGDMKEKVDPYLRPIYDALYDLMDAPRVERGIQSTMIEIAPLAFMRGRTLTNAVVILDEAQNTTSMQMKMFLTRLGENSRMIITGDPTQVDLPPGMKSGLTEALDLLDGVPGIAQAYFTEDDVVRHELVGRIVKAYEAATRAGEHKAPHMPQRMRQE, from the coding sequence TTGAAAAATCCTGGTGCGGGTGGCTTCGGGCCGGATAGCGGCCAAAACATTCCCTGGCTTTCGACGCACGACTCCCAAGATGAAGCTGAAATCACGCTGGCTTTCGACGACAACCGTCTCGCCAGCCGCCTGTTCGGCCAATACGATCAGAATCTCGCCTTCCTCGAGAAGCGCCTGAGGATCCAGGCCACCGCGCGCGGCAATCACGTCACCCTGGCAGGCCCGCCCGAACTGGGCGAGCAGGCGAAAAGCGTGCTCGAGAACCTTTATGGACGGCTCAAGGCCGGTCACGACATCACGCTCGGTGACGTCGACGGCGCGATCCGCATGACCACCTCCCAGGGCTCGCTGTTCGAGGCGGATGGCGAACCGAGGATCGGTCACGAGGAAATCGTCACGCGCAAGCGCACGGTGCGCGCCCGCACGCCGGCGCAGGATGCCTATATCCGGGCCTTGAAGCGCAATGAAATGGTCTTCGGCATCGGCCCGGCCGGTACCGGCAAGACCTGGCTGGCGGTCGCCCAGGCGGTTGCCCTGCTCGACAAGGGGCTGGTCGATCGGCTGATCCTGACCCGGCCGGCGGTCGAAGCCGGCGAGCGGCTCGGCTTCCTGCCTGGCGATATGAAGGAGAAGGTCGACCCCTATCTCCGGCCGATCTATGATGCGCTCTACGATCTGATGGACGCGCCGCGGGTCGAACGCGGCATTCAGTCGACCATGATCGAGATCGCGCCGCTCGCCTTCATGCGCGGCCGCACCCTGACCAATGCCGTGGTGATCCTGGACGAGGCTCAAAACACCACCTCGATGCAGATGAAGATGTTTCTGACCCGGCTTGGCGAGAATTCGCGCATGATCATCACCGGCGACCCGACGCAAGTGGACTTGCCGCCCGGCATGAAATCCGGCCTGACCGAGGCGCTCGACCTGCTCGATGGCGTTCCGGGCATTGCCCAGGCCTATTTCACCGAGGACGACGTGGTCCGTCACGAACTGGTCGGCCGGATCGTCAAGGCTTATGAAGCGGCAACCCGTGCCGGCGAGCACAAGGCGCCTCATATGCCGCAGCGCATGCGCCAGGAATGA